In Gallus gallus isolate bGalGal1 chromosome 6, bGalGal1.mat.broiler.GRCg7b, whole genome shotgun sequence, a single genomic region encodes these proteins:
- the ATOH7 gene encoding protein atonal homolog 7, producing the protein MKTCQSSHLDSGVESDIQCRSGSGCVVKCSTERMESAAKRRLAANARERRRMQGLNTAFDRLRKVVPQWGQDKKLSKYETLQMALSYIMALTRILAEAERYSTEREWINLHCEHFHPESYHHYTGQKVATDSDPYAQRIFSYHPEHFQIAN; encoded by the coding sequence ATGAAAACCTGTCAATCCAGTCATTTGGATTCAGGAGTAGAATCAGACATCCAGTGCAGAAGTGGATCAGGCTGCGTCGTGAagtgcagcacagaaagaatGGAGAGCGCTGCCAAGAGAAGACTGGCTGCCAACGCCAGGGAGAGAAGACGGATGCAAGGACTGAACACAGCCTTTGATCGTTTGAGGAAGGTGGTTCCACAGTGGGGTCAAGATAAGAAGCTCTCCAAATATGAGACCCTTCAGATGGCTTTGAGTTATATCATGGCTCTAACACGAATACTTGCTGAAGCAGAGAGATACAGTACTGAAAGAGAATGGATTAACCTTCACTGTGAACACTTTCATCCAGAGAGCTACCACCATTATACGGGACAAAAAGTGGCAACAGACAGTGATCCTTATGCACAGCGAATATTCAGCTATCACCCTGAACACTTTCAAATAGCTAATTAG
- the PBLD gene encoding phenazine biosynthesis-like domain-containing protein, whose amino-acid sequence MQVPIFTVDAFTNRPFCGNPAAVCLLENDLDEDLHQKIATEMNLSETAFIRKLHPTDDFTKSSRFGLRWFTPANEVPLCGHATLASAAVLFHIKKNPNSVLTFVTLSGELKTRQEKDHIVLDLPLYSTDPQVLQEVEELIKAATGDMIVQDVRYSPDTKKLLVRLSDAYERSVLEELQVSAQRFLSAEKTGKVKGLILTLKGKSNGKEKGHDFYSRYFAPWYGVLEDPVTGSAHAVLSSYWSEQLGKKEMLAFQCSRRGGELKISLHDNGRVEIAGQFAIVLKGNLTL is encoded by the exons ATGCAGGTCCCCATTTTCACGGTTGATGCCTTTACAAACCGGCCGTTTTGTGGAAACCCCGCGGCGGTTTGTCTGCTCGAAAAT GACTTAGATGAAGATTTGCACCAAAAAATCGCGACCGAAATGAATCTTTCAGAAACTGCCTTCATCAGAAAACTGCACCCTACGGATGACTTTACCAAAA gttCCCGCTTTGGACTCCGATGGTTCACCCCAGCCAATGAAGTTCCTCTCTGTGGTCATGCTACACTTGCctcagctgctgttttatttcacataaaaa AAAACCCAAACTCAGTTCTTACTTTTGTGACTCTGAGCGGGGAATTGAAAACAAGACAAGAGAAAGACCATATTGTGCTGGACTTACCACTTTACTCAACCGACCCACAG gtaCTTCAGGAAGTAGAAGAGTTAATAAAG GCTGCCACTGGGGACATGATTGTTCAAGATGTCCGTTATTCTCCTGACACAAAGAAACTCCTGGTCCGCCTCAGTGATGCTTATGAAAG GTCTGTGCTGGAAGAACTGCAAGTGAGCGCACAGCGTTTTCTGTCAGCTGAAAAAACTGGAAAAGTGAAAGGACTCATACTCACTCTGAAGGGAAAGTccaatggaaaagagaaaggtcaTGATTTTTACTCCAGATATTTTGCACCTTGGTATGGCGTGCTGGAAGACCCTGTTACAG GATCTGCCCATGCTGTTTTAAGCAGCTACTGGtcagagcagctgggaaagaaagaaatgcttg CTTTTCAATGTTCTCGACGTGGAGGAGAGTTGAAGATTTCACTTCATGATAATGGAAGAGTTGAAATTGCGGGGCAATTTGCTATTGTATTGAAAGGAAACTTGACTTTATGA
- the PBLD gene encoding phenazine biosynthesis-like domain-containing protein isoform X1: MNLSETAFIRKLHPTDDFTKSSRFGLRWFTPANEVPLCGHATLASAAVLFHIKKNPNSVLTFVTLSGELKTRQEKDHIVLDLPLYSTDPQVLQEVEELIKAATGDMIVQDVRYSPDTKKLLVRLSDAYERSVLEELQVSAQRFLSAEKTGKVKGLILTLKGKSNGKEKGHDFYSRYFAPWYGVLEDPVTGSAHAVLSSYWSEQLGKKEMLAFQCSRRGGELKISLHDNGRVEIAGQFAIVLKGNLTL; encoded by the exons ATGAATCTTTCAGAAACTGCCTTCATCAGAAAACTGCACCCTACGGATGACTTTACCAAAA gttCCCGCTTTGGACTCCGATGGTTCACCCCAGCCAATGAAGTTCCTCTCTGTGGTCATGCTACACTTGCctcagctgctgttttatttcacataaaaa AAAACCCAAACTCAGTTCTTACTTTTGTGACTCTGAGCGGGGAATTGAAAACAAGACAAGAGAAAGACCATATTGTGCTGGACTTACCACTTTACTCAACCGACCCACAG gtaCTTCAGGAAGTAGAAGAGTTAATAAAG GCTGCCACTGGGGACATGATTGTTCAAGATGTCCGTTATTCTCCTGACACAAAGAAACTCCTGGTCCGCCTCAGTGATGCTTATGAAAG GTCTGTGCTGGAAGAACTGCAAGTGAGCGCACAGCGTTTTCTGTCAGCTGAAAAAACTGGAAAAGTGAAAGGACTCATACTCACTCTGAAGGGAAAGTccaatggaaaagagaaaggtcaTGATTTTTACTCCAGATATTTTGCACCTTGGTATGGCGTGCTGGAAGACCCTGTTACAG GATCTGCCCATGCTGTTTTAAGCAGCTACTGGtcagagcagctgggaaagaaagaaatgcttg CTTTTCAATGTTCTCGACGTGGAGGAGAGTTGAAGATTTCACTTCATGATAATGGAAGAGTTGAAATTGCGGGGCAATTTGCTATTGTATTGAAAGGAAACTTGACTTTATGA